The window ACTCATGGTTTTACTGCTTAGGCCACAGGACTGCGTGTGCCGCGAACACAGCGATCACTTTCTGATACTACTGCCTCAAACCTCTTTATCTCAGGCGAATAACCTAATGAAGGTCATCCGTCAGAATTTAAGTTCTGAATTAAATCTGCCCACCTACACGAGTTTAGAAATTCAAACGCATCGTGTTGAAGAAGTTTCAGCGGCTGATGCAATCAATGCACTGCACAAGCAAGTTGAGGAGACAACCCGCTATGTGCCACGGGTCAACTAACGACCAACGGCACTTGCTTGGCAAGCCTCTGGTTCAGGCTTTGCTCCCACTTTCTGAGAGACGTGGGGTTTCATCTGCAGAGCTGCTCAGAGGCACAACATTGTCGGTACAAAAACTAAAATTGAATAATTTTCGGCTTACAAACCATGAACTTATGTCGTTATTGGCTTCTGCCGAAGAAAAAGTTAATGATCCCCATTTATGGCAGTTGGTTACAGAGACCCTATTCAGAGACAAGCTAAGCCCTTTAATTGATCTAATTATCCACGCGAAGAGCCTAAAGCAGTCACTGGTTCACTTATCCCGTTTTCAAAACCTTCTACAGCCCTTCTTATTTACACCGACACAACAGTTTGGGAGCTCACTGCAACTGGATTTTATTCCGGTATCAGGCTTGAGCGGTAAAATGGGTCAGCATTGTTACGTCGCCAACTGTAAAGTCGGCATAGCAATACTATTAATGCTGGGCCGGTCACGGGGGTTAGCCATAGAACAATGGCAGGTCTATCTACCAAAGGAAATTTCACCTTTACCCATTTGGTCGAAATGGCTGAAGAGTATCAACTCACGACCCATCAGCGCATTAACCATTCCGGTCTCTCAACTTACAGAAAAACGACCTGAGCGAGACTTACCTCGCTATTATCAAGCTCTAAGCTTTTGCCAAATTCAACAGCAAACGAAAGCGCAGTCTCCTTTCCTTTTGACTATTTTTAAATGGCTCGAGAATCAAATAGAAATGGGTGGGTATATTTCTCTAAAAGAGCTGGCATATGAAATGGGGGTCAGTCTCTCCTCCTGTAAGCGCTTGTTAGCGAGTCACGGCTACAACTTTCAACAAGTCTATGACCTGGTCCGGCTGCACAAGCTACTCAACCTGCTACAACAACATCCTTACAGTAATGTTGAACTTGCACAGCGACTTGGCTACAGCAACCCAAATAATTTCCGCCGAGCTTGTAAACGATGGCTGGGCATGGTTCCCGACGAGCTTCGTCGACAAAGTTCTACCCTATTTGTTTCTACCAGAATTACTTAAGGCTTCAGCCTGTTGCTGATACGACTGGCTATTTCGGTATACCAAACAGGATTTTGTCGGCGCTGTTGGCTAAAGCAATGAGCATGATCACAACCCAGGTTCCCAGCACCCACCAAAACGCGGTCCAGGACATCCAGACAAGCTCCAGAAACAACAAATCGAACAGACCCACAATCAACGTCGACATTAAAATTGAGGGCAAAAGCACGAGAAAGATGACACCCAGTGCCAGGGGAATAGCGCTAAGTGTTTTTAACCAATTAATGAGGCGTTGCATATGAACTTACTGTTAATTAAAAGTGTCCGCAAACGTACCTCGCATGCGCGGATATATCAACTTAAAACGCAGCGTTTGCCGGTTCGACAAGTTTTTTAAGCACGACTACACTTTTGAGTAAATACGTAAGGAGTGCAACGGCTTGAGGCAACCGATCCGAACGCATAAAAGTTTACGTAAAATTCGCGCCAAAACGCCAAACAGCGGTACCTTTTTAGTGTTCTCAGCGGCTATCTGCTGGGGGCTTTCCGGAGGTATCGCCGGTCTTCTCATTGAGGAAGGATGGGGTCCTTTTCTAATATCATTTTATCGTGCGGCTATAGGACTGATAGCCTTTTCAAGTTGGTTAATTTTAGCGCCAGCAAAGAGCGGGCTGCATAAAAAAAAGCTATGGTTATGGTCTCTCCTGGCGGGACTCGGGGTTGCCGGAAACTTCTCGTTTTATTTTCTCAGTATTTCTGAGAGCGGTGTATCTATAGCGGCAA is drawn from Idiomarina piscisalsi and contains these coding sequences:
- a CDS encoding helix-turn-helix transcriptional regulator, with amino-acid sequence MCHGSTNDQRHLLGKPLVQALLPLSERRGVSSAELLRGTTLSVQKLKLNNFRLTNHELMSLLASAEEKVNDPHLWQLVTETLFRDKLSPLIDLIIHAKSLKQSLVHLSRFQNLLQPFLFTPTQQFGSSLQLDFIPVSGLSGKMGQHCYVANCKVGIAILLMLGRSRGLAIEQWQVYLPKEISPLPIWSKWLKSINSRPISALTIPVSQLTEKRPERDLPRYYQALSFCQIQQQTKAQSPFLLTIFKWLENQIEMGGYISLKELAYEMGVSLSSCKRLLASHGYNFQQVYDLVRLHKLLNLLQQHPYSNVELAQRLGYSNPNNFRRACKRWLGMVPDELRRQSSTLFVSTRIT